A window of Chitinophaga sp. MM2321 contains these coding sequences:
- a CDS encoding translocation/assembly module TamB domain-containing protein produces the protein MPDKLWRLKKVRKILSVVLLCLLGLIILIGILVNIPVVQNLLVHEVASRLSEQLNTRVDIDRVNFRLFNSMQLEGTLIEDQHKDTLLYAGKLDVRITDWFFFQDKPIIKFIGLENARVNLLRPRNDSVWNYHFLEEAFAPTQPATPSKTPSKGISLDLKKIDLRNISINQVDAWVGEDMTGSAKRIYLDAKNLDLQKHNIDIQELTIDKPSFILRSYSASPLRPKRRIAATGIPVPDTTRSQELRWNYGNWKLLVKELVINDGLFGVDQPDDSTKIVAGYFAPHHIRFGSINLSLTNTSLVKDSVIGDLSLTTKERSGFEVKKLTSRFKMSPVEMEFSHLDLETNRSHIGDYYTMQYSDISDMSDYVNDVFMQARFKNCQLSSDDIAFFAPPLSSWKKAITLSGKARGPVSNLKASEIELQAGSTTRLKGSLEMRGLPDIYETFIDFHAEELVTTGADVMQILPIVKEVNAIRMDRLNAIRFQGSYTGFVNDFVAYGQFQTNLGNLSSDLNFKTSRDIPVYSGSLTTTDFDAGALFDNSNINNVSLNAKVDGAGFNFKTLKASVDADIQSIGLFGYNYQQIKTKGEMSRKFFNGSLTANDPNLDMDFAGTIDFNEALPIFRFNSEIRKADLKSLHITEDSITLQAKLDLNFAGNNIDNFDGVARMYEVSAFKDNRRLEFDSLTVSTHFQDQVKVLSVEGSEVSGYVKGTYSFLDLPDAFKLLLNKYYPSYFTAPPNINIQQDFTFAFQLGEVAKLLSGFTRQFSGFDNTTVQGALNTMNGGNLALNINIPEAAYLNYHVQDLQVKGDGNFNKVNISTSIGKVLSGSHVILQNPLILASSGHDTSFVKVDLQAQDTSSLDGFYARVITVPEGVKVNFLNSAFSVNERQWNVTPGNEIYWSKHFLTVKNLRVTRNDQSITVETNEFNPDESKFIVTLKSLNLADVIPAQLIATRVEGITDGTIHITDPTQDLDINTALRTRELRIDNDSIGVLNFDGTYRHNTGTATFAVKSDNEGKNFLAQGKIGLSASNKDIDASIDLNGTSISLLSKYLTGYVSDLTGAVSGKVNITGTTNQPSVKGNLELDTVAVTVDYLGTRYKIPKLNVNIDDNLIEFGNFTIVDKYNTAGTASGYISHDHFDKLNFDFDVTGRKFLFLNTSAADNDLFYGDVIADGKVYFSGPLNDMQMHIVARPIKGTHFYLPMSDSKDIGKYDYITFKSYGTEIKDTKKKKDNTKLTVKLDIAANPDAQIDVILDATTGDIISANGTGNLQITVNTQGDFNIFGNYEINNGSYNFTFQRLTSWKFDIEKNSTITWNGDPQEAKVNITAKYSLPKVSLYNLLGQAATMAANDKLATRTEKVDVLINLRGALLKPDISYTIELPEVGSLSYESGVAAKLKEINNDQNKALLQVYGLLLFNQFLPDDAATNAAANVGITGKNSVGQALSAQASAILNNITGALLKGSGIGVNVNYRAYNVGGPGVQDNSSVDRNQVSAGITSTLFNNRFRLYAGGDYDWGKTSTSANANRFAGDFRIEYLLTPDGRFRINAFSKSDYDVYNLNNRTKSGVGISYIREYNRFNELFNRRRSRTPLLDSLRRAAALKEQDKKDQDKQDL, from the coding sequence TTGCCGGATAAACTTTGGCGCCTGAAAAAAGTACGGAAAATATTATCTGTCGTTTTACTGTGTTTGTTAGGCCTGATCATATTGATAGGGATACTCGTAAACATCCCTGTGGTGCAGAACCTCCTCGTACATGAGGTGGCCAGCCGGCTGTCTGAGCAACTCAATACCCGTGTGGATATTGATCGGGTGAACTTTCGCCTTTTCAACAGCATGCAGCTGGAAGGCACGCTTATCGAAGATCAGCATAAAGATACACTCCTGTACGCGGGCAAACTTGATGTGCGCATTACCGACTGGTTCTTCTTTCAGGATAAACCGATCATCAAATTCATCGGGCTGGAAAACGCCCGGGTAAACCTGCTCCGGCCACGCAACGACTCTGTCTGGAACTATCATTTCCTGGAAGAAGCCTTTGCCCCCACCCAACCGGCAACACCCAGTAAAACACCGTCGAAAGGCATTTCACTGGACCTGAAAAAAATAGACCTCCGCAATATCAGCATCAACCAGGTGGATGCCTGGGTAGGTGAAGACATGACCGGATCGGCCAAACGCATTTACCTGGATGCCAAAAACCTGGACCTCCAAAAACACAATATTGATATCCAGGAGCTGACCATTGATAAACCTTCCTTTATCCTCCGCAGCTATTCTGCTTCCCCCCTCCGGCCCAAAAGACGTATAGCCGCTACCGGTATCCCTGTTCCGGACACCACCCGCTCCCAGGAGCTACGCTGGAACTATGGCAACTGGAAACTGCTGGTAAAAGAGCTGGTGATCAATGATGGCCTCTTTGGTGTAGATCAGCCGGATGATTCCACCAAAATAGTAGCTGGTTATTTTGCACCTCATCATATCCGCTTCGGTAGCATCAACCTGTCGCTGACCAATACCAGCCTGGTGAAAGACAGTGTGATAGGGGATCTTAGCCTGACCACCAAAGAACGCTCCGGCTTCGAGGTGAAAAAACTCACCAGCCGTTTTAAAATGTCGCCCGTGGAAATGGAGTTCTCTCATCTCGACCTGGAAACAAACCGCAGCCACATCGGTGACTATTATACCATGCAATATTCCGATATCAGCGATATGAGCGACTATGTGAACGATGTTTTCATGCAGGCCCGCTTTAAAAACTGTCAGCTGTCATCAGACGATATTGCTTTTTTTGCGCCGCCACTCTCCTCCTGGAAAAAGGCAATTACCCTCAGCGGTAAAGCCCGTGGCCCTGTGAGCAACCTGAAAGCATCCGAAATAGAATTGCAGGCAGGCAGTACCACCCGGCTGAAAGGAAGCCTGGAAATGCGCGGCCTCCCTGATATCTACGAAACCTTTATCGACTTCCACGCGGAAGAACTGGTTACAACCGGCGCGGATGTAATGCAGATCCTGCCCATTGTAAAAGAGGTGAACGCCATCAGGATGGATCGCCTCAACGCCATCCGCTTCCAGGGAAGTTACACCGGCTTTGTGAATGACTTTGTAGCCTATGGCCAGTTCCAGACCAACCTGGGAAACCTCAGCTCGGATCTCAACTTCAAAACCAGCCGCGATATACCCGTATACTCAGGGAGCTTAACCACCACCGACTTTGACGCAGGCGCTTTATTCGATAACAGTAATATCAATAATGTATCACTCAACGCTAAAGTAGATGGCGCAGGATTTAACTTCAAAACCCTGAAAGCCAGCGTAGATGCAGATATACAAAGTATAGGACTGTTTGGCTACAATTATCAGCAGATCAAAACAAAAGGTGAAATGAGCCGTAAATTCTTCAACGGTTCTTTAACAGCCAACGACCCTAACCTTGATATGGACTTTGCCGGGACCATCGATTTTAACGAAGCCCTCCCCATCTTCAGGTTTAACTCCGAGATCAGGAAGGCTGATCTGAAATCACTCCATATCACAGAAGATTCCATTACCCTGCAAGCCAAGCTGGACCTGAACTTCGCCGGAAACAACATAGATAACTTTGATGGGGTGGCCCGTATGTACGAGGTGTCCGCCTTCAAAGACAACCGGCGGCTCGAGTTCGACTCCCTCACAGTATCCACCCACTTCCAGGACCAGGTAAAAGTATTGAGCGTGGAAGGCAGCGAAGTAAGCGGTTATGTAAAAGGTACCTACAGCTTCCTGGACCTCCCGGATGCGTTTAAACTGTTGCTGAATAAATATTATCCCAGCTACTTTACGGCACCGCCCAATATCAATATACAACAGGACTTTACCTTCGCCTTTCAGCTGGGAGAAGTGGCAAAGCTGCTAAGTGGCTTTACCAGGCAGTTCTCCGGCTTTGATAACACAACCGTCCAGGGCGCACTCAATACCATGAATGGTGGCAACCTGGCGCTGAACATCAACATTCCCGAAGCGGCTTACCTCAATTATCATGTGCAGGACCTGCAGGTAAAAGGAGACGGCAATTTCAATAAAGTAAATATCAGTACCAGCATCGGCAAAGTATTGTCCGGCAGCCATGTTATCCTGCAAAACCCGCTGATACTGGCCAGTTCAGGGCATGACACCTCTTTTGTAAAAGTAGATCTCCAGGCACAGGATACCTCTTCACTCGATGGATTTTATGCCCGCGTAATCACGGTACCGGAAGGCGTAAAAGTAAACTTCCTCAACAGCGCCTTTAGCGTAAACGAGCGCCAGTGGAATGTTACACCGGGCAACGAAATATACTGGAGCAAACATTTTCTCACGGTAAAGAATCTGCGCGTTACCCGCAACGATCAAAGCATTACCGTAGAAACCAATGAATTTAATCCCGACGAGTCCAAATTTATTGTCACACTCAAAAGCCTGAACCTTGCAGATGTAATACCGGCGCAGCTCATAGCCACCCGCGTGGAAGGTATTACAGATGGCACTATTCATATTACAGATCCTACCCAGGACCTCGATATCAATACCGCCCTGAGAACGCGGGAACTGCGTATTGACAATGACTCTATCGGTGTACTGAATTTCGACGGCACCTACCGGCACAATACTGGCACCGCCACCTTTGCCGTGAAGTCTGACAACGAAGGAAAGAATTTCCTGGCGCAGGGTAAAATAGGTTTGTCTGCCAGCAATAAGGATATCGACGCCAGCATAGACCTGAACGGCACTTCCATCAGCCTGCTCAGTAAGTACCTGACGGGATATGTATCCGATCTCACTGGTGCGGTCAGCGGTAAAGTAAACATCACCGGCACTACAAACCAGCCAAGCGTAAAAGGCAACCTGGAACTGGATACCGTAGCCGTTACCGTCGATTACCTGGGCACCCGGTATAAAATACCCAAACTGAATGTAAACATCGATGATAACCTGATCGAATTCGGCAACTTCACCATCGTTGATAAATACAATACCGCAGGCACTGCCAGCGGTTATATCAGCCATGATCACTTTGATAAACTGAATTTTGATTTTGATGTAACAGGAAGAAAATTCCTCTTCCTCAACACCAGTGCTGCCGATAACGATTTGTTTTATGGAGATGTTATTGCAGATGGTAAAGTATATTTTTCCGGACCGCTCAATGATATGCAGATGCACATCGTTGCGCGTCCTATCAAAGGAACCCATTTCTATCTGCCCATGTCCGACAGCAAGGATATTGGTAAATATGACTACATCACTTTCAAATCATACGGCACAGAAATAAAGGATACCAAAAAGAAAAAAGATAATACCAAACTGACCGTTAAACTGGACATCGCCGCCAATCCGGATGCACAGATAGATGTGATCCTGGACGCCACCACCGGCGATATTATTTCTGCCAACGGTACCGGAAACCTTCAGATCACTGTGAATACGCAAGGCGATTTCAACATATTCGGTAACTATGAGATCAACAACGGTTCCTACAACTTTACGTTTCAACGCCTCACCAGCTGGAAGTTTGATATAGAAAAAAACAGCACCATCACCTGGAATGGCGACCCGCAGGAAGCAAAAGTAAATATCACGGCCAAATATTCATTACCAAAGGTGAGCCTCTACAACCTGCTGGGACAGGCCGCCACCATGGCTGCCAACGATAAACTGGCCACCCGTACAGAAAAAGTGGATGTATTGATTAATCTCCGCGGTGCACTCCTGAAGCCGGATATATCTTATACCATTGAGTTGCCCGAAGTAGGGAGTCTCTCCTATGAAAGTGGTGTGGCCGCTAAACTCAAAGAGATCAACAACGATCAGAATAAAGCATTGCTACAGGTATATGGACTACTACTCTTTAACCAGTTCCTCCCGGACGATGCCGCCACCAATGCAGCAGCCAATGTGGGTATTACCGGCAAAAACAGTGTAGGACAGGCACTCTCCGCGCAGGCATCGGCCATCCTGAACAATATTACCGGCGCCCTGCTGAAAGGTAGCGGTATCGGTGTAAACGTAAACTACCGCGCATACAATGTAGGCGGCCCCGGTGTGCAGGACAATTCTTCTGTAGACCGCAACCAGGTGAGCGCCGGCATTACCAGCACCTTATTCAATAACCGGTTCAGGCTATACGCCGGTGGCGACTACGACTGGGGTAAAACCTCCACGTCCGCCAACGCCAACCGTTTTGCCGGCGACTTCCGCATAGAATACCTCCTCACCCCGGATGGGCGCTTCCGTATCAATGCCTTCAGTAAATCTGATTATGATGTGTACAACCTCAACAACCGGACGAAATCCGGCGTAGGCATCTCTTATATCCGGGAATACAACCGCTTCAATGAATTATTTAACAGGCGCAGAAGCCGCACGCCGTTATTAGATTCCCTCCGTCGGGCAGCAGCCCTAAAGGAACAGGATAAAAAGGACCAGGATAAGCAGGATTTATAG
- a CDS encoding OmpA family protein produces the protein MQFFTCMIPFIKSTAQNIVPNPGFEDVNICTEYHAPCAPSAWESTAPHISKIIYKEDKGQHYLTLTTQSRINPDFRSYCQTTLLCPLQQGQTYTLRMYTRNNHDELPLTDIRFDTAAVFRNATSMLNLKPSLQLTSKNIAGQYHNWTILEKTFVADKNATHLIIGNFQRKTHPAKGESYLYLDSVTITPLSGKICADADSIKAQLYAYHNRHSFYLTSSPTEEAYTRMPARAPLPQAVFQRSGQCDTLLLKSDFFLPHSKNINPSYVGQLDKMLKVAHNDVRNKIGLTGYAHRSANKKYNEIIAQDRANEVAKYFVYQQGYSFDDFTIAGADGTAPDGDTSELVMLVSCQPAPEVTVPDIRTDTLIIPDLLFKVNSSELNVHMLLSMDSLISKIPVNDSIAVSVTGHTDNTGTGEYNQELSMRRAGTVADYIRNKKPGAVISEVNGMGESMPVADNNTVEGRRKNRRVEIVLYYLPKKN, from the coding sequence ATGCAGTTCTTTACGTGCATGATCCCTTTTATAAAAAGTACTGCACAGAACATTGTTCCCAATCCGGGCTTTGAGGATGTGAATATCTGTACAGAATACCATGCACCCTGTGCCCCCAGCGCCTGGGAGTCAACAGCACCGCATATCAGCAAAATAATTTATAAAGAAGACAAAGGGCAACACTACCTCACCCTCACCACACAAAGCAGGATTAACCCGGATTTCCGGTCGTATTGCCAGACAACACTGCTATGCCCGCTGCAGCAGGGCCAAACCTATACGCTGCGCATGTACACCAGGAACAACCACGACGAGCTACCACTCACGGATATACGATTTGATACCGCTGCCGTGTTCCGCAACGCTACCAGTATGCTGAACCTGAAGCCTTCCCTGCAACTCACTTCAAAGAACATTGCCGGACAATACCATAACTGGACCATCCTGGAGAAAACATTCGTAGCAGACAAAAACGCTACACATCTTATCATAGGCAATTTTCAAAGAAAAACGCACCCGGCGAAAGGTGAATCTTACCTCTACCTGGACAGTGTTACCATCACCCCGTTATCCGGTAAGATATGTGCCGATGCAGATTCCATCAAAGCGCAACTATATGCCTACCATAACCGGCACTCCTTTTACCTGACAAGTAGCCCCACCGAAGAAGCATATACCCGGATGCCGGCCCGCGCACCGTTACCACAGGCGGTGTTTCAGCGCAGTGGCCAATGCGATACTTTATTGCTGAAAAGTGATTTCTTCCTGCCGCATAGTAAAAACATCAACCCCTCTTATGTAGGCCAACTGGATAAAATGTTGAAAGTAGCACACAACGACGTACGTAATAAAATAGGGCTCACCGGTTATGCACACCGGTCGGCGAATAAAAAATACAACGAGATCATTGCACAGGACCGGGCCAATGAAGTAGCCAAATACTTTGTTTATCAGCAGGGATACAGCTTCGACGATTTTACCATTGCCGGTGCAGATGGCACTGCACCCGACGGAGACACCAGCGAACTGGTCATGCTGGTCAGCTGCCAGCCTGCTCCCGAAGTAACGGTACCGGACATACGAACAGATACCCTGATTATTCCCGACCTGCTCTTTAAAGTAAACAGCAGCGAACTTAATGTCCATATGCTCCTGTCCATGGACAGCCTGATAAGCAAAATACCGGTAAATGATAGTATAGCCGTTTCCGTTACCGGCCACACCGACAATACAGGTACCGGTGAATACAACCAGGAGCTGTCTATGCGCAGAGCGGGCACTGTAGCAGATTATATCCGGAATAAAAAACCGGGGGCTGTCATCAGTGAGGTGAATGGTATGGGAGAATCTATGCCGGTGGCAGACAATAATACCGTTGAAGGGAGAAGAAAAAACCGGAGAGTAGAAATCGTGCTCTATTATCTCCCGAAAAAAAATTAA
- a CDS encoding bifunctional 3,4-dihydroxy-2-butanone-4-phosphate synthase/GTP cyclohydrolase II, translating into MLDKIEAAIEDIKNGKLVIVVDDEDRENEGDFVTAARNVTPEIINFMSTYGRGLICAPLVEERCDELGLELMVRDNTALHQTPFTVSVDLLGHGCTTGISAHDRAKTVQALIDPNTRSEHLGKPGHIFPLKAKTGGVLRRSGHTEATIDLARLAGFEPAGVLVEIMNEDGSMARLPQLREIADKFDLKLISIQDLIAYLLSTETLIEEGVRVQMPTQYGNFELVAFKQVNSGEIHMALKKGEWTKDEPVLVRVHSSCVTGDILHSLRCDCGEQLHAAMQMVEKEGKGLILYMNQEGRGIGLMNKLKAYKLQEEGLDTVEANLELGFKMDERDYGVGAQILRHLNITKLRLITNNPRKRAGLSGYGLEVVENVPIEIHSNPHNENYLRTKRDKLGHEIMKG; encoded by the coding sequence ATGTTAGATAAAATAGAAGCAGCAATAGAAGATATAAAAAACGGCAAGCTAGTAATCGTAGTGGATGATGAAGACCGTGAGAATGAAGGCGACTTTGTTACTGCCGCCCGTAATGTAACACCGGAGATCATCAACTTTATGAGTACATACGGCCGTGGCCTGATCTGTGCACCGCTGGTAGAAGAACGCTGCGATGAACTGGGACTGGAGCTGATGGTACGTGATAATACGGCTTTGCACCAGACACCTTTCACCGTTTCCGTTGATCTGCTGGGACATGGCTGTACTACAGGCATCTCTGCCCATGACAGGGCGAAAACCGTACAGGCGCTGATAGATCCGAACACCCGCTCGGAACACCTCGGTAAGCCCGGACACATTTTTCCGCTGAAAGCCAAAACCGGCGGCGTATTACGCCGTTCCGGCCACACAGAAGCCACCATAGACCTGGCCCGCCTGGCTGGTTTTGAACCTGCCGGCGTACTCGTGGAAATTATGAACGAAGACGGCTCCATGGCCCGTTTGCCACAGCTACGTGAAATTGCCGACAAATTCGACCTGAAACTCATTTCCATACAAGACCTGATCGCTTATCTCCTCAGCACAGAAACGCTGATAGAAGAAGGTGTAAGGGTACAGATGCCTACCCAATACGGCAACTTTGAACTCGTAGCCTTTAAACAGGTAAACTCCGGCGAAATACATATGGCGCTGAAGAAAGGAGAATGGACCAAAGACGAACCCGTACTGGTACGCGTACACTCTTCCTGTGTAACCGGCGATATCCTGCACTCCCTGCGTTGCGACTGTGGTGAACAGCTCCACGCCGCCATGCAAATGGTGGAAAAGGAAGGCAAGGGCCTTATCTTATATATGAACCAGGAAGGCCGCGGTATTGGTTTGATGAATAAACTGAAAGCCTACAAGCTTCAGGAAGAAGGACTGGATACCGTAGAAGCAAACCTGGAACTGGGCTTTAAAATGGATGAACGTGATTATGGCGTAGGCGCACAGATCCTCCGTCATCTTAACATCACCAAATTACGCCTCATCACCAATAATCCACGGAAAAGAGCCGGATTAAGCGGCTATGGCCTGGAAGTAGTGGAAAATGTTCCCATCGAAATACATTCTAACCCCCACAATGAAAATTATCTCCGTACCAAAAGAGATAAGCTGGGGCATGAGATTATGAAAGGCTGA
- a CDS encoding carboxypeptidase regulatory-like domain-containing protein — MGFRKLLFTFSLLLSTFLTYAQVTTSSITGVVTDAKGEGLIGATVKATHTPTGTIYGTTTRNAGEFTIPNVRVGGPYKLEVSYISYSTETYNDIFLSLGTPLKMNVKLTEGTTSLKEVSITATKNIAQGNGGTALNISRTQIDNIPTVNRSVQDFVKMSPQAAVSTNGKDGSPMGISFGGQSNKYNQFAVDGAVTNDVFGLSASGTNGGQAGANPISIETIDQLQVVLNPYDVKQSGFTGGGINAITKSGTNELHGAAYLYYQDQGLVGKAPDSTRMGYGSFNNKIFGASLGGPIIKNKLFFFANAERSVRHNPIDFNPGAGASNVTVDEMKSVYDFVKTKYNVDLGGYTDQQREKPATTLFGRIDWNINSVHKLTLRHNYLNASDLVYSRTNTSAAFFNSYYTFPSKSNSSVIELNSNFSNKLSNELRVGYNNVKDRRIYNGQPFPNVTINDNGRTINIGSEFSSTANALDQSIWTITDNLTMYRGKHTITVGANAEIYKIKNTFIQAAFGAYVYDSIAGFINDLKPRQYQINYTTADSTLREGVGFKAAQIGIYAQDEWNIRRNFTLTYGVRIDMPIFPTTPPDNESFSKNPNFAGYSTTTIPKSRLLVAPRVGFSWDVTNDGKTIIRGGVGIFTGRVPFVWISNQYANTGNVYTNVNLSGAGLPDAFRFNYDGNSPFYGQYSAANLTAMGANVGSRPSNINLSDKNFKFPQMFKTNLAIERQLPWGMHATLEGNFTKTINNVIWNNLNVYETGDSIALGGNVNRPLWKKKDPNAGDQILLLKNTNEGYTYNISGELTKVTSNGLFFKVGYSYGDSYSVNDGTSSTAASNWRFGPNINGLNNLEMARSNYSMGSRVLAVVSKAFTYGKEKQFRTSVSLFYNGQSGIPYSWVYFNSVDPTGDDLGSSGNNDLIYIPKATEISTMRFDPITQRNSAGAVIYTRSEAEQRQDFERLVSNDSYLSKHRGENAAKNAIRTPFENIFDFKVAQVLPIYKKHKVEITFDILNVGNLLNSDWGKTYFIANNASTPLTYRKSDANGPLFQYDRRRVVNGYGEETPYYINNFTARWRGQLGLRYSF, encoded by the coding sequence ATGGGATTTAGAAAATTACTCTTTACATTTTCATTGTTATTGTCAACCTTCCTTACTTATGCACAGGTTACAACCAGTAGCATCACCGGTGTTGTAACAGATGCCAAAGGCGAGGGTTTGATCGGGGCTACCGTTAAAGCCACCCACACACCTACCGGAACAATATATGGTACTACCACCCGGAATGCCGGTGAGTTTACAATCCCCAACGTTCGTGTTGGCGGACCTTATAAACTGGAAGTATCCTATATCAGTTATTCTACTGAAACTTACAACGACATCTTCCTAAGCCTGGGTACACCATTGAAAATGAATGTAAAACTAACTGAAGGCACTACCAGCCTGAAAGAAGTAAGCATCACCGCTACCAAAAACATTGCCCAGGGTAATGGCGGTACGGCACTCAACATCTCCCGTACGCAAATAGACAACATCCCTACGGTAAACAGAAGTGTACAGGATTTCGTAAAAATGAGTCCACAGGCAGCGGTTTCTACCAACGGTAAAGATGGTTCCCCTATGGGTATCTCCTTTGGTGGCCAAAGTAACAAATACAACCAGTTTGCGGTAGATGGTGCAGTCACCAACGACGTATTCGGCTTATCTGCTTCCGGCACCAATGGCGGCCAGGCAGGAGCTAACCCGATTTCCATCGAAACAATAGATCAGTTACAGGTAGTACTGAATCCATACGATGTTAAACAAAGCGGCTTCACCGGCGGTGGTATCAATGCGATCACTAAAAGTGGTACGAACGAATTACACGGCGCCGCCTATTTATATTACCAGGACCAGGGCCTGGTAGGTAAAGCACCGGACTCTACAAGAATGGGTTACGGCAGCTTCAATAATAAAATTTTCGGTGCCAGCCTCGGCGGTCCGATCATCAAAAATAAACTGTTCTTCTTCGCAAATGCGGAAAGATCTGTCAGACATAATCCCATCGACTTTAACCCCGGAGCAGGTGCTTCAAACGTAACGGTTGATGAAATGAAAAGTGTGTATGATTTCGTAAAAACCAAGTATAATGTTGATCTTGGCGGCTACACGGATCAGCAACGTGAAAAACCGGCTACTACCCTGTTTGGTCGTATTGACTGGAATATCAACAGCGTGCATAAACTGACCCTGCGTCATAACTACCTGAATGCCAGCGATCTGGTTTACAGCAGAACCAATACCTCCGCTGCTTTCTTTAATAGCTACTATACCTTTCCTTCAAAAAGTAATTCAAGCGTGATTGAATTAAACTCTAACTTCTCCAATAAGCTGAGTAATGAGTTAAGGGTAGGATATAATAATGTGAAAGACCGGAGGATATATAACGGCCAACCATTCCCCAATGTTACGATTAACGATAATGGTCGTACTATTAACATAGGCAGTGAGTTTTCTTCTACCGCCAACGCCCTGGATCAGAGTATCTGGACTATCACAGATAACCTGACCATGTACCGTGGCAAACACACTATCACAGTTGGCGCCAATGCTGAAATTTATAAAATCAAAAACACCTTTATCCAGGCAGCTTTCGGTGCTTATGTATATGATTCTATCGCAGGATTCATCAATGACCTGAAACCCAGACAGTATCAGATCAACTATACCACCGCAGATTCTACCCTGAGAGAAGGTGTAGGCTTCAAAGCTGCGCAGATCGGCATTTATGCACAGGACGAATGGAATATCAGAAGAAATTTCACCCTGACTTATGGTGTGAGAATAGATATGCCCATCTTCCCAACCACACCACCTGATAACGAATCATTCTCCAAAAATCCAAACTTTGCCGGATATTCCACCACCACCATTCCTAAGTCAAGACTATTGGTGGCACCACGTGTTGGTTTTTCATGGGACGTAACGAATGACGGTAAAACAATTATCCGTGGTGGTGTAGGTATTTTCACCGGCCGTGTACCTTTTGTATGGATTTCCAACCAGTACGCTAACACGGGTAACGTATATACAAACGTGAACCTGAGCGGCGCCGGATTACCCGATGCATTCCGTTTCAACTACGACGGAAACAGCCCTTTCTACGGTCAGTACTCTGCGGCCAACCTCACTGCAATGGGCGCAAACGTAGGCAGCAGACCTTCCAACATCAACCTGTCTGATAAGAACTTTAAGTTCCCGCAGATGTTCAAAACCAACCTGGCTATTGAAAGACAACTGCCATGGGGTATGCACGCTACACTGGAAGGTAACTTTACCAAAACTATCAACAACGTTATCTGGAATAACCTGAACGTATATGAAACAGGAGACAGTATTGCACTGGGTGGTAATGTGAATAGACCATTATGGAAGAAAAAAGATCCTAACGCCGGTGACCAGATCCTGTTGTTAAAAAATACCAACGAAGGTTATACCTACAATATTTCCGGTGAGCTGACCAAAGTAACATCCAACGGTCTGTTTTTCAAGGTAGGTTACTCTTATGGTGATTCTTACTCCGTGAATGATGGTACTTCTTCTACCGCTGCCTCCAACTGGCGCTTTGGACCAAACATCAATGGTTTGAATAACCTTGAAATGGCACGCTCCAACTATAGTATGGGTAGTCGCGTACTTGCAGTGGTTTCCAAAGCCTTTACCTATGGTAAAGAAAAACAATTCCGTACTTCTGTTTCCCTGTTCTATAATGGTCAGTCAGGCATACCTTACTCCTGGGTATATTTCAACAGTGTTGACCCAACCGGTGATGACCTGGGTAGCAGTGGTAACAATGACCTGATCTATATCCCCAAGGCTACGGAAATAAGCACCATGCGCTTTGATCCTATTACTCAGCGGAACTCTGCCGGTGCAGTTATCTACACCCGTTCCGAAGCTGAACAGAGACAAGACTTCGAACGCCTGGTTAGCAACGATAGCTACCTGAGCAAACATCGTGGTGAAAATGCCGCTAAAAATGCTATTCGTACGCCGTTCGAAAATATCTTCGACTTCAAAGTAGCGCAGGTATTACCTATCTACAAAAAACATAAAGTAGAAATTACTTTTGATATCCTGAACGTAGGCAACCTGTTGAACAGCGACTGGGGTAAAACCTATTTCATTGCCAACAACGCATCTACTCCGCTCACATACAGGAAATCTGATGCTAACGGCCCGTTATTCCAATATGACAGAAGAAGGGTTGTAAATGGTTATGGTGAAGAAACGCCTTACTATATTAACAACTTTACTGCCCGCTGGAGAGGCCAGCTCGGTCTTCGCTACAGCTTCTAA